Proteins co-encoded in one Paracoccus aestuarii genomic window:
- a CDS encoding cysteine hydrolase family protein: MSKRAIVVVDLQNDYFPGGKYELVGIDKAAENAARVIEAARQKGDRVIHVQHIFPSQDAPFFTPDSEGIEINPVVTPIEGETVVVKNYPNSFLKTELKEILDADGIEDVVVVGAMSHMCIDATTRAASDFGYKTTVVQDACATRDLEHEGVTVPAASVHAAMMSALGFAYATITDTEAYVAQ; encoded by the coding sequence ATGAGCAAACGCGCTATTGTCGTCGTCGATCTCCAGAACGACTATTTCCCCGGCGGGAAGTATGAACTTGTCGGCATCGACAAGGCCGCCGAAAACGCAGCCCGTGTAATCGAGGCGGCCCGCCAGAAGGGCGACCGCGTTATCCACGTCCAGCACATCTTCCCCAGCCAGGACGCGCCGTTCTTCACGCCCGATTCAGAAGGCATCGAGATCAATCCGGTCGTGACGCCGATCGAAGGCGAGACGGTCGTGGTCAAGAACTATCCGAATTCCTTCCTCAAGACCGAACTGAAGGAGATTCTTGATGCCGACGGGATCGAGGATGTCGTGGTCGTCGGCGCCATGAGCCACATGTGCATCGACGCGACCACCCGAGCCGCCAGTGATTTCGGCTACAAGACGACTGTCGTCCAGGACGCCTGCGCGACGCGCGATCTGGAACATGAGGGCGTCACCGTGCCGGCGGCCTCCGTCCATGCCGCCATGATGTCGGCGCTCGGCTTCGCCTATGCAACGATCACGGATACCGAGGCTTACGTCGCGCAGTAA
- a CDS encoding heavy-metal-associated domain-containing protein has product MFQFTIPGMTCGGCARRVTNAILSVDPTAHVVTDPPSRSAKVTSTAEEETLLAALGEAGYPAEQKDQPAAA; this is encoded by the coding sequence TTGTTCCAGTTCACCATCCCCGGCATGACCTGCGGCGGCTGCGCCCGTCGGGTCACCAATGCAATCCTGAGCGTCGATCCGACGGCGCACGTCGTTACCGATCCGCCGTCGCGCAGCGCGAAGGTCACCTCAACCGCGGAGGAGGAGACGCTTCTCGCCGCGCTCGGCGAAGCCGGCTATCCGGCCGAGCAAAAGGATCAGCCGGCGGCCGCATGA
- a CDS encoding TniQ family protein: MTLLHGIPPVARETVPSLVARLAASKGVTLSQLVLDLGGSAKRLINQDRVLLENLRIWGGLEDAQLEELLSWTGEPIGDVRMRFRREIFVSRALRNPIVRGCPRCLEEDALSAPEDPLTAMAMRGDWQMRDMVICAKHHTLLVPLWTVQHPVARNDLTARLTEILPKILSRDLHGPAASPTPYDLWLQQRLDRGEDTTWLSGQSLYAATTFCRLLGSELLRINGYDAADPQDFQHAAQAAGFDVVRRGVDAIRDALHDLAAEADGFLDEPQKAFGSVWKDMRDFHQDNEAFKPFADVVRSVVLEIWPVAEGAVLLGQEVSQRRLHSVSTAAKALRVTERRLRPLLVEAGIIAPEDPRPDSRAVFDAEVHDKTLRAIASLVTDPQMRRTVGMTEAELRALEQDGVLQPRTRLPGARLRWLEADGQALVDELNALAEADPGTAKWETIQTAQANSKISVGRIIAAIRVRQIRVHAPAGNRSYHGFKVCRSEFGAIG, encoded by the coding sequence TTGACCTTGCTGCACGGAATTCCCCCGGTGGCCCGCGAAACGGTGCCATCGCTCGTGGCGAGGTTGGCCGCCTCGAAGGGCGTGACGCTGAGCCAGCTGGTGCTCGATCTCGGCGGCTCAGCCAAGCGCTTGATCAATCAGGACCGCGTGTTGCTCGAGAACCTCAGGATCTGGGGCGGACTGGAGGATGCGCAACTGGAAGAACTGTTGTCCTGGACCGGCGAGCCGATCGGCGATGTGCGGATGCGCTTTCGGCGCGAGATATTCGTCTCCCGAGCGCTGCGGAACCCAATCGTGCGAGGATGCCCCCGGTGCTTGGAAGAAGATGCTCTGTCAGCACCAGAAGATCCGCTGACCGCGATGGCTATGCGCGGGGATTGGCAAATGCGGGATATGGTGATCTGCGCCAAGCACCACACGCTGCTGGTGCCTCTCTGGACGGTGCAGCATCCCGTCGCTCGAAACGATCTGACGGCCCGGCTCACCGAGATCCTGCCGAAGATCCTCTCGCGGGACCTCCACGGACCGGCGGCCTCTCCGACGCCATACGACCTGTGGCTGCAGCAGCGGCTGGACAGGGGCGAGGATACAACCTGGCTCTCCGGCCAAAGCCTCTACGCCGCGACGACCTTCTGTCGGTTGCTGGGCAGCGAATTGCTGCGCATCAACGGGTATGACGCCGCTGATCCGCAGGACTTTCAGCATGCCGCGCAAGCTGCGGGGTTCGATGTCGTGCGTCGTGGTGTTGATGCTATTCGGGATGCCCTGCACGATCTGGCCGCCGAGGCGGACGGCTTTCTGGACGAACCGCAGAAGGCGTTCGGATCGGTCTGGAAGGACATGCGGGACTTCCACCAGGACAACGAGGCCTTCAAGCCGTTTGCGGACGTGGTCCGATCCGTGGTCCTCGAGATCTGGCCCGTGGCGGAAGGCGCCGTCTTGCTGGGACAGGAAGTGTCGCAGCGGAGACTTCATTCTGTCAGCACCGCTGCGAAAGCGCTGCGCGTCACGGAGCGGCGACTGCGCCCGTTGCTGGTCGAGGCGGGTATCATCGCGCCAGAGGATCCGCGGCCGGACAGTCGCGCGGTCTTCGATGCAGAGGTGCATGACAAGACGCTTCGCGCGATCGCATCGCTGGTGACGGACCCGCAGATGCGGCGCACCGTCGGCATGACCGAGGCGGAACTGCGCGCGCTGGAACAGGACGGCGTCCTACAGCCCCGGACACGCCTGCCGGGCGCGCGGCTTCGTTGGCTGGAGGCGGATGGGCAGGCGCTGGTCGACGAGCTGAACGCGCTGGCGGAAGCGGATCCCGGAACCGCCAAATGGGAAACCATCCAGACCGCCCAGGCCAACAGCAAGATCTCGGTGGGGCGGATCATCGCGGCCATCCGGGTGCGGCAGATCCGTGTTCATGCCCCGGCAGGCAACAGGTCCTACCATGGGTTCAAGGTCTGCCGGAGCGAGTTTGGGGCAATCGGATAG
- a CDS encoding GlxA family transcriptional regulator encodes MATRQETEVGLLIYPGAQMSAILAMTDLFIVSNRFSAPHGTSKLNRIAVSHWCIETEGGPPQRVHGTGSSQGIGPDVLILPPSLDSPATAEIATPYLDWLRDRHTAGTILASVCAGAFLLGETGLLDGRPSTTHWILEDQFRDRFPRVPVDVDRLLIDGGQILTAGGVMSWTDLCLRLVERLRGAEVMTQTAKFLLVDPPGREQRYYSIFSPRTGHGDAAVLEVQRWLQDTEAKDISLETLATRAGLERRTFLRRFRKATGMTTSEYGQRLRVSKACELLQFSALTVEQIAWETGYGDPGAFRKIFARFIGLTPGEYRQRFGHAS; translated from the coding sequence ATGGCTACCAGGCAAGAAACAGAGGTCGGGCTGCTGATCTACCCGGGCGCGCAGATGTCGGCGATCCTTGCGATGACCGATCTCTTCATCGTCTCCAACCGGTTCTCGGCTCCGCATGGCACGTCCAAGCTGAACCGGATCGCTGTCAGTCACTGGTGCATCGAGACGGAAGGCGGCCCGCCGCAACGTGTCCATGGCACCGGCTCATCCCAAGGCATCGGGCCGGACGTCCTGATCCTGCCGCCCAGTCTGGATTCTCCGGCGACGGCCGAGATTGCAACGCCCTATCTGGATTGGTTGCGGGATCGTCATACGGCCGGCACCATTCTCGCGTCCGTATGCGCCGGAGCGTTCCTCCTGGGAGAAACCGGCCTTCTGGACGGACGGCCATCAACGACGCACTGGATTCTCGAAGACCAGTTCCGCGATCGCTTCCCGCGCGTGCCGGTTGACGTCGATCGACTGCTGATCGATGGCGGCCAGATCCTGACGGCCGGAGGTGTCATGTCCTGGACCGATCTGTGTCTGCGGCTGGTGGAACGCCTGCGTGGTGCGGAGGTGATGACCCAGACAGCGAAGTTCCTGCTGGTCGACCCGCCGGGGCGCGAGCAACGTTATTACAGCATCTTCTCGCCGCGGACGGGCCACGGCGACGCCGCCGTCCTGGAGGTCCAGCGCTGGTTGCAGGACACCGAGGCGAAGGACATCTCGCTGGAAACGCTGGCGACGAGGGCTGGTCTTGAACGGCGCACCTTCCTGCGCCGCTTCCGCAAGGCGACCGGTATGACGACCTCGGAATATGGTCAGCGGCTACGCGTCAGCAAGGCCTGCGAGTTGCTCCAGTTCAGCGCGCTCACGGTCGAGCAGATCGCATGGGAGACGGGCTATGGCGATCCGGGAGCCTTCCGCAAGATCTTCGCCCGGTTCATCGGGCTGACGCCCGGCGAATACCGCCAGCGCTTCGGCCACGCTTCCTGA
- a CDS encoding ABC transporter substrate-binding protein, with protein sequence MTPARLLLSTAILAAATGAASAETLRMALKAEHPSVDPHFSRTSPGQNTASHIFEGLAGIDETLQPVPLLAESWENVDPTTWRIRLRDGVTFHDGSTLDAQDVITTFERIPNVANSPARSKATSLPSPPLRPRTI encoded by the coding sequence ATGACCCCCGCACGTCTTCTGCTGTCCACTGCCATTCTTGCCGCCGCCACCGGCGCCGCCTCGGCCGAGACGCTCCGCATGGCGCTCAAGGCCGAGCACCCGTCCGTCGATCCCCATTTCTCGCGCACTTCGCCAGGACAGAACACCGCGTCCCACATCTTCGAGGGGCTGGCGGGCATCGACGAGACGCTGCAACCCGTGCCCCTGCTCGCCGAAAGCTGGGAGAATGTCGACCCGACCACATGGCGCATCCGTCTACGGGACGGCGTGACCTTCCACGACGGCAGCACGCTGGACGCGCAGGACGTCATCACGACGTTCGAACGCATTCCCAACGTGGCGAACTCCCCTGCACGTTCGAAAGCAACGTCGCTGCCATCGCCTCCATTGAGGCCGAGAACGATCTGA
- a CDS encoding LacI family DNA-binding transcriptional regulator, giving the protein MIPTRPRRPLTLRDVSEASGVSEMTVSRVLRNRGDVSAATREKVLTAAKTLGYVPNKIAGGLASQRVNLVAVVIPSLSNLVFPDVLGGISAELDDTGLQPVIGVTNYSPAREEMVLYDMLSWRPSGVILAGLEHSRAARAMLQNSGIPVVEIMDVDGEGIDTLVGISHIRAGREMADRILAAGYRRIGFVGTHMPEDHRARKRLSGFEEGLAQAGITLEAREYYQGGSSLLKGRELTERILSRAPDLDFLYFSNDMIGAGGLLHCIDRGYDIPGRIGLAGFNGVDLLDGLPMRLATTDARRVDVGRRAARLVSGKDQRPENRIIALTPTFLPGDTIRA; this is encoded by the coding sequence ATGATCCCCACCAGACCCCGCCGCCCGCTGACCCTTCGCGATGTCTCCGAGGCGTCGGGCGTCTCGGAGATGACCGTCAGCCGGGTGCTGCGCAACCGGGGCGACGTGTCCGCCGCCACGCGCGAGAAGGTGCTGACCGCCGCCAAGACCTTGGGCTATGTCCCCAACAAGATCGCGGGCGGGCTGGCCAGCCAGCGCGTCAACTTGGTCGCGGTGGTCATCCCGTCCCTGTCGAACCTGGTCTTTCCCGACGTGCTGGGCGGGATCTCGGCGGAACTAGACGATACCGGGCTGCAGCCGGTGATCGGGGTCACCAACTATTCCCCCGCACGCGAGGAGATGGTGCTCTATGACATGCTGTCCTGGCGGCCCTCGGGGGTGATCCTGGCGGGGCTGGAGCACAGCCGCGCGGCGCGGGCCATGCTGCAAAATTCCGGCATTCCGGTGGTCGAGATCATGGATGTCGACGGCGAGGGGATCGACACGCTGGTGGGGATATCCCACATCCGCGCGGGACGCGAGATGGCCGACCGCATCCTGGCCGCGGGCTATCGCCGCATCGGCTTCGTGGGCACCCACATGCCCGAGGATCACCGCGCCCGCAAACGCCTGTCGGGCTTCGAGGAGGGGCTGGCCCAGGCCGGCATCACGCTGGAGGCGCGGGAATATTACCAAGGCGGCTCCAGCCTGCTGAAGGGGCGCGAACTGACCGAGCGCATCCTGTCGCGCGCGCCGGACCTGGATTTCCTCTATTTCTCGAACGACATGATCGGGGCGGGGGGGCTGCTGCACTGCATCGACCGGGGCTATGACATTCCGGGCCGGATCGGGCTGGCGGGGTTCAACGGGGTGGACCTTCTGGACGGGCTGCCGATGCGGCTGGCCACCACCGATGCGCGCCGGGTCGATGTCGGGCGGCGGGCGGCGCGGCTGGTCTCGGGCAAGGACCAGCGGCCCGAGAACCGGATCATCGCGCTGACCCCGACTTTCCTGCCGGGCGACACGATCAGGGCCTGA
- a CDS encoding ABC transporter substrate-binding protein produces MASIEAENDLTLLITTDEPTPDLIEQLGSVYILPSELGTEISSRDFDNGTAAIGTGPWRYGGWTPNERLTLTAHEDYWGDAPAYSDVVIRYIPNDAGRVAALIAGDVDVIDAVPAGDVPAIESRSAVQIVAETTGRLIYLALDSDREDSPFVSAPEGGNPLQDVRVRQALSLMLDRQMISDRIMNGTATPTGQLVPEGFVGWTDQVPVPQADPEAARALLAEAGYPDGFTITLHGPNNRYQNDAQILQAVSQLFARAGLTSTVEAMPSNIFFDRASQQDFSAFLGGFGTTTGSAIRGLQQVIATNDPEAGTGGFNRTRFSDPEFDALVARAAQSFDEAERDDLLAQATVRAFTEQQAIIPLHFEQQIWALREGLTYDARPIERTLAQDIRPAE; encoded by the coding sequence ATCGCCTCCATTGAGGCCGAGAACGATCTGACCCTGCTGATCACCACGGACGAGCCGACGCCGGATCTGATCGAGCAGCTTGGCTCGGTCTATATCCTGCCTTCCGAACTGGGGACTGAGATCTCCAGCCGCGATTTCGACAATGGCACCGCCGCGATCGGCACGGGCCCCTGGCGCTATGGCGGCTGGACTCCGAACGAGCGGCTGACCCTGACCGCCCATGAGGACTATTGGGGCGACGCCCCGGCCTATTCCGACGTGGTGATCCGCTACATCCCCAATGACGCGGGCCGGGTCGCGGCGCTGATCGCGGGCGATGTGGACGTGATCGATGCGGTGCCCGCAGGCGATGTGCCCGCCATCGAAAGCCGCAGCGCCGTGCAGATCGTCGCCGAGACGACCGGGCGGCTGATCTATCTGGCGCTGGACAGCGACCGCGAGGACAGCCCCTTCGTCAGCGCCCCCGAGGGCGGCAACCCGCTGCAGGACGTGCGCGTCCGTCAGGCGCTGTCGCTGATGCTGGACCGGCAGATGATCTCGGACCGGATCATGAACGGCACCGCGACCCCCACCGGCCAGCTGGTCCCCGAGGGATTCGTCGGCTGGACTGATCAGGTCCCCGTGCCGCAGGCGGATCCGGAGGCGGCCCGCGCCCTCCTGGCCGAGGCAGGCTATCCCGACGGCTTCACGATCACGCTGCATGGGCCGAACAACCGCTACCAGAACGACGCGCAGATCCTGCAGGCCGTCAGCCAGCTCTTCGCGCGCGCCGGCCTGACCTCGACCGTCGAGGCAATGCCGTCGAACATCTTCTTCGACCGCGCCAGCCAGCAGGACTTCTCGGCCTTCCTCGGCGGCTTCGGGACCACCACGGGCAGCGCGATCCGCGGCCTCCAGCAGGTCATCGCCACGAACGACCCCGAGGCGGGAACGGGCGGGTTCAACCGCACGCGGTTCTCCGATCCCGAGTTCGACGCGCTGGTGGCCCGCGCGGCGCAAAGCTTCGATGAGGCCGAGCGCGACGATCTGCTGGCGCAGGCCACGGTCCGCGCCTTCACCGAGCAGCAGGCGATCATCCCGCTTCATTTTGAGCAGCAGATCTGGGCGCTACGCGAGGGGCTGACCTATGACGCCCGCCCGATCGAGCGGACGCTGGCGCAGGACATCCGCCCCGCCGAGTAA
- a CDS encoding S49 family peptidase: MRIPLIGRALSRKPRVAVIRLAGAIGGGGRGGGLNDAALAPVIERAFARRPVAVALAVNSPGGSPVQSSLIAARIRRLADQRDIPVHAFVEDVAASGGYWLACAADRIWADDSSILGSIGVISAGFGFHGLIERWGIERRVHTAGLSKSTLDPFRPERPEDVARLHAILEPIHEAFKDHVRARRGTRLSTERDLFTGEFWAGREAVHLGLADGIGHLVPRMRALCGDDIRFEVHGMRRPLLRRLGLSADALLDAAEDRAAFQRFGTRG, encoded by the coding sequence ATGCGTATTCCCCTGATCGGCCGAGCCCTGTCCCGAAAACCCCGCGTCGCGGTGATCCGCCTGGCGGGCGCCATCGGCGGCGGCGGGCGCGGCGGGGGGCTGAACGACGCGGCCTTGGCGCCGGTCATCGAACGCGCCTTTGCCCGCAGGCCCGTGGCCGTGGCGCTGGCGGTCAATTCGCCCGGCGGATCGCCGGTGCAATCCTCGCTGATCGCGGCGCGCATCCGGCGGCTGGCCGATCAGCGCGACATCCCCGTCCATGCCTTCGTCGAAGACGTGGCCGCGTCGGGCGGCTATTGGCTGGCCTGCGCGGCGGACCGGATCTGGGCGGATGACAGCTCGATCCTGGGGTCGATCGGGGTGATCTCGGCCGGTTTCGGGTTCCACGGCCTGATCGAGAGATGGGGCATCGAGCGGCGCGTCCACACGGCGGGCCTGTCGAAATCCACGCTGGACCCGTTCCGCCCCGAACGCCCCGAGGACGTGGCCCGTCTGCATGCCATCCTGGAGCCCATCCACGAGGCCTTCAAGGACCATGTCCGCGCCCGCCGCGGCACCCGCCTGTCGACCGAACGCGACCTCTTCACGGGCGAGTTCTGGGCCGGGCGCGAGGCCGTGCACCTGGGGTTGGCCGACGGGATCGGCCATCTGGTCCCGCGCATGCGGGCGCTGTGCGGCGACGACATCCGCTTTGAGGTGCATGGCATGCGCCGCCCCCTTCTGCGCAGGCTGGGCCTGTCGGCCGACGCGCTGCTGGATGCGGCCGAGGATCGCGCCGCCTTTCAGCGCTTCGGAACCCGGGGATGA
- a CDS encoding CocE/NonD family hydrolase has protein sequence MQTQMVMMRDGVRLATDIHMPDGAGPWPVILERTPYDRQGISGSEVALDRPEALTRVELGRIMARRGYVVVMQDVRGRYGSEGVFEKYVNEAEDGVDTHHWLLKQPWCDGRICTMGLSYGAHTQLASAVAGAPGIAAMAIDTGGLMDAWRHSVRYGGAFEQKQVTWAFRHAAKALREQGRAEDAAALEATDIREALLRGDWRAGHSPLALAPAYEAALLRLWAMGPDDPALNLPATRAAAHLGRFPDVPVLLLGSWNDPYARNMLDLSQAIRELNTAPLRQIFGPWLHGRRSSGQAGEADFGHDSTIDRATGRDWVTLRLDWFDCAMGRAEAPLEHDLFFEMSAGRWPAMGGAWRPRRHRASAGPVPALQVSGVTLTFDPSNPHPTPGGAVTSGGALMAGGMFDQRRMGTLDHPGSAIVIGEPLATELVLTDVTVSATCEAQEAFDLHAVLVEELPCGAFINITDGIMRAFSSGKVTVDLAPTYYKAGHGHRLCLILAASSFPRFDFATGRQHDIQLRDAAVSFSIIR, from the coding sequence ATGCAGACGCAGATGGTGATGATGCGGGACGGGGTCCGTCTCGCAACCGATATCCACATGCCTGACGGCGCCGGTCCCTGGCCGGTGATTCTCGAGCGCACACCCTATGACCGGCAGGGGATCTCGGGCTCCGAGGTCGCGCTGGACCGCCCGGAGGCGCTGACCCGCGTGGAACTGGGACGCATCATGGCACGGCGCGGCTATGTGGTCGTGATGCAGGACGTGCGCGGTCGGTATGGGTCGGAAGGCGTCTTCGAGAAATACGTGAACGAGGCCGAGGATGGCGTTGACACCCATCACTGGCTGCTGAAACAGCCCTGGTGCGACGGCCGCATCTGCACGATGGGCCTGTCCTATGGGGCTCACACACAGCTAGCTTCCGCTGTGGCGGGGGCCCCGGGCATTGCGGCCATGGCGATCGACACGGGTGGCCTGATGGACGCCTGGCGCCACTCGGTCCGCTATGGTGGCGCGTTCGAGCAGAAGCAGGTGACCTGGGCCTTCCGCCATGCCGCCAAAGCCCTGCGGGAGCAGGGGCGAGCCGAGGATGCGGCGGCGCTCGAAGCCACCGACATCCGCGAAGCCTTGCTGCGCGGCGACTGGCGGGCCGGTCACTCGCCCTTGGCCCTGGCACCGGCTTACGAGGCAGCATTGCTGCGGCTTTGGGCCATGGGACCGGATGACCCGGCGCTGAACCTACCGGCGACCAGGGCGGCAGCGCATCTCGGCCGCTTTCCGGACGTCCCCGTCCTCCTGCTGGGCAGCTGGAACGACCCTTACGCACGCAACATGCTGGACCTGTCCCAGGCGATCCGCGAGCTCAACACCGCGCCGCTCCGTCAGATCTTCGGGCCGTGGCTGCACGGTCGCCGCAGCTCCGGTCAGGCGGGCGAAGCAGACTTCGGTCACGACTCGACGATTGACCGGGCGACGGGCCGCGACTGGGTGACGTTGAGGCTCGACTGGTTCGACTGCGCCATGGGACGCGCCGAAGCGCCACTTGAACATGACCTCTTCTTCGAGATGTCGGCAGGGAGATGGCCGGCAATGGGCGGCGCGTGGAGGCCGCGGCGCCATCGCGCGAGCGCGGGTCCTGTCCCCGCGCTGCAGGTGAGCGGCGTCACACTGACCTTCGATCCCTCGAACCCGCACCCCACTCCTGGCGGTGCAGTCACGTCGGGTGGCGCGCTTATGGCGGGGGGGATGTTTGACCAGCGGCGGATGGGCACGTTGGATCATCCGGGTTCCGCCATTGTTATCGGCGAACCGCTAGCGACAGAATTGGTGCTTACGGATGTCACGGTCTCGGCCACTTGCGAGGCGCAAGAGGCCTTCGATCTCCACGCTGTCCTCGTTGAGGAGCTGCCCTGCGGCGCATTCATCAACATCACCGACGGTATCATGCGCGCATTCAGTTCCGGAAAGGTGACGGTGGACCTAGCGCCTACCTATTATAAAGCAGGCCATGGACACCGGTTGTGTCTGATCCTCGCAGCATCGAGCTTCCCTCGCTTTGACTTCGCAACCGGGCGGCAGCACGACATACAGCTGCGCGACGCTGCGGTCAGTTTCAGCATCATCAGGTGA
- a CDS encoding ABC transporter ATP-binding protein: MSVLELSDIRRVFSRNDGALDRAMSRVRIGHKAQHLVAVDDVSLRLEPGEMLGIVGESGCGKSTLGRIAAQLLPASGGTVSWQGRPIAQMPASEARAARRKIQMVFQNPYASLNPAMSVAETILEAPLAHGLIRRKDSAAFLAQMLEKVGMAPDLADRRPHALSGGQRQRVGIARALAVSPEVVIFDEAVAALDVSVQAQILNLLVDLKAEGGFASMFISHDLNVVRFISDRIAILYLGRLVEIADRDTIFARAHHPYTRALLAEAPQLGGAKRRFTPLKGELPSPLKPPSGCHFHPRCPHATDLCRSTRPALRAIGPSQRSACHYDLPQLTPQTQGA; this comes from the coding sequence ATGAGCGTTCTTGAGCTTTCCGACATTCGCCGGGTCTTCTCGCGCAACGACGGCGCACTGGACCGCGCCATGAGCCGCGTCAGAATTGGGCACAAAGCCCAGCATCTGGTGGCGGTGGATGACGTCTCGCTGCGCCTTGAGCCGGGCGAGATGCTGGGCATCGTCGGCGAATCCGGCTGCGGGAAATCCACGCTCGGCCGGATCGCGGCGCAGCTTCTGCCCGCCTCCGGCGGCACTGTCAGCTGGCAGGGCCGCCCCATTGCACAGATGCCGGCGTCCGAAGCCCGCGCAGCGCGGCGGAAGATCCAGATGGTCTTTCAGAACCCCTATGCCAGCCTCAACCCCGCCATGAGCGTGGCCGAGACGATCCTCGAAGCGCCGCTGGCCCATGGCCTGATCCGCCGCAAGGACAGCGCCGCGTTCCTGGCGCAGATGCTGGAGAAGGTCGGCATGGCACCGGACCTGGCGGACCGCCGCCCCCATGCCCTGTCGGGCGGGCAGCGCCAGCGTGTCGGCATCGCCCGTGCCCTCGCCGTCAGTCCCGAGGTGGTGATTTTCGACGAAGCGGTGGCCGCGCTGGATGTCTCGGTGCAGGCGCAGATCCTGAACCTGCTGGTCGATCTGAAGGCCGAAGGCGGCTTTGCGTCCATGTTCATCAGCCACGACCTGAACGTGGTGCGATTCATCTCGGACCGGATCGCGATCCTCTATCTGGGCCGCTTGGTCGAGATCGCGGACCGCGACACGATCTTTGCGCGCGCGCATCATCCCTACACCCGCGCGCTGCTGGCCGAGGCGCCGCAGCTGGGCGGCGCCAAACGCCGCTTTACCCCCCTGAAAGGCGAGTTGCCCTCGCCGCTGAAACCGCCCTCGGGCTGCCATTTCCACCCGCGCTGCCCGCACGCCACCGACCTCTGCCGCAGCACCCGCCCGGCGCTGCGCGCCATCGGGCCAAGCCAACGCTCGGCCTGCCACTACGACCTGCCACAGCTCACTCCCCAGACCCAAGGAGCATGA
- a CDS encoding ABC transporter ATP-binding protein: MLDVENLVTAITATGTPIVRGVSFQVQPGQILGVVGESGSGKSMMAYSLIDLLPRGIAISGGRVSFDGQDLTALPQARLRHLRGDRIAMIFQDPMVALNPVLTIGEQMVEAVLAHRPVSRKAAHARCIEVLGRVGIPSPEERMRAYPHEFSGGMRQRVVIAIAFLNDPALIIADEATTALDVTIQSQIIAEIQSLAAETGTAILWITHDLSLLSGFADHVMVMYAGQVIETASADQIFAAPRHPYTAALMEAVPVPGRTRLVNLPGVPPALDALPKGCAFAPRCPRVQPLCREQTLPVIDGSRCHFPLEASR; this comes from the coding sequence ATGCTGGATGTCGAAAACCTCGTGACGGCCATTACGGCCACAGGCACGCCGATCGTGCGTGGGGTCAGCTTCCAAGTTCAACCCGGGCAGATCCTTGGGGTTGTCGGCGAGTCCGGCTCGGGCAAGTCGATGATGGCCTATTCGCTCATCGACCTGCTGCCGCGCGGCATCGCCATCAGCGGAGGGCGCGTCAGCTTCGACGGCCAGGATCTGACGGCGCTTCCGCAAGCGCGGCTGCGCCACCTGCGCGGGGACCGGATCGCGATGATCTTCCAGGACCCGATGGTCGCCCTGAACCCTGTCCTAACCATCGGCGAGCAGATGGTCGAGGCGGTCCTGGCCCATCGCCCCGTCAGCCGAAAGGCCGCCCATGCCCGCTGCATCGAGGTTCTGGGCCGCGTCGGCATCCCCTCGCCCGAAGAACGGATGCGTGCCTATCCGCACGAGTTCTCAGGGGGGATGCGGCAACGCGTGGTGATCGCGATCGCCTTCCTGAACGATCCGGCCCTGATCATCGCCGATGAGGCGACGACCGCCCTGGACGTCACGATCCAGAGCCAGATCATCGCCGAGATCCAGTCGCTGGCCGCCGAGACAGGCACCGCGATCCTCTGGATCACGCACGACCTGTCGCTGCTGTCGGGCTTCGCCGACCATGTGATGGTCATGTATGCTGGGCAGGTCATCGAGACTGCATCGGCCGACCAGATCTTCGCTGCCCCGCGCCACCCCTACACGGCCGCTCTGATGGAGGCCGTGCCGGTCCCGGGCCGCACGCGGCTGGTGAACCTGCCGGGCGTGCCGCCGGCGTTGGACGCGCTGCCAAAGGGCTGCGCCTTCGCGCCACGTTGTCCGCGCGTCCAGCCGCTGTGCCGGGAACAGACGCTGCCGGTGATCGATGGCTCGCGTTGTCACTTTCCGCTGGAGGCAAGCCGATGA